GGATGTGGGGCGCGCCTTTACGGCGCGCCGGCGGATGTGGGGCGCGCCTTTACGGCGCGCCGGCGGATGTGGGGCGCGCCTTTACGGCGCGCCGGCGGACCGTAAAGGTCCGCCCTACATCGCTCTGGTTAGTATAGGGCGAGGGCGGCGTTGACCAAGGTGGGTGCGTCGGTCATGTCCATGCTCGATATCGTCACGGTCACGCCGGGCGGCGTCCACTTCAGCCAGCCGACGTGCTGGTAGTACGGACCGGTCACCGTATATGTCGCCGGGTAGCCGTTGACCATATATATCTGGCCGGTCGGTTCCGGCGAAGGTCCTGGACTGCTCGCGTCGTCGTCGGCGCGCATGGTTTCCAAGACCGTGAGCTCGAGACGGTCGCCGAGGCGATAGACGATCTTCACGCTTGTCGGCCGCGACTGCGAATCGCTGGCAAGAATGGTGACGCTGTCTGCTTCAGCCGACGTCGGCATGACGTAGACGTGAAATGCCGCGTTGTCCACGACATCGGCAAGCGATTGACTTGCGCCCATCGCGCCGAGCAACAGCGCTGCGAGCGCCGCGATCACGAGCGCCTCTTACGCGACCGGCGCCACGCGCGCGCGCGTCGTGGGCCTGATCTGGGGCTGTTCGCCGTTCAATTCTTCTACTTTGTGACACGCCACCCAGTGGCCGGCGTAGTTGGAAAATGCCGGGACTTCTACTTTGCAGCGCTCGTACGCGATCGGGCAGCGCGTGTGGAATCTGCAGCCGCTCGGAGGATTGACGGGCGATGGGATGTCGCCTTCGAGGATGATGCGTTCGCGGCGCGCTTCGAGGCGCGGGTCGGGGATCGGAATAGCCGACAGCAGCGATTGCGTGTACGGATGGAGCGGGCGCTCGTACAGTTCGTCGCGGCCGGCAAGCTCCATCAACTTCCCGACGTACATCACCGCGACGCGATCGGAGATGTGGCGCACCACGGAGAGATCGTGGGCGATGAAGAGATATGTCAGCCCTAGCCGGTCCTGCAGATCCTGAAGCAGGTTGACGACCTGCGCCTGGATCGAGACGTCGAGCGCGGAAACCGGCTCGTCGGCCACGATGAATTTTGGATTCACTGCCAGCGCGCGCGCGACGCCGATGCGTTGCCGCTGCCCTCCGGAGAATTCGTGCGGATAGCGGTTGGCGTGATACGGTGCGAGACCGACCGTCCGGAGCAGCTCGTTGACGCGCGCATCGATTTCTTTACCGGATGCGAGCTTGTGGATCTGCAGCGGCTCGGCGACGATGTCGCCGACGGTCATGCGCGGGTTGAGGCTCGCGTAAGGGTCCTGGAAGATGATCTGCATCTCGCGGCGCAGCGCGCGCATGGCCGGACGTTTCAGGGTGGTGATGTCGATGGTGCCGCCCTCGAAATAGATATGGCCCCTCGTAGGCTCGACAAGGCGGAGGATGCAGCGGCCCACAGTCGTCTTGCCCGAACCGGACTCGCCCACCAAGCCGAGCGTCTCGCCTTCCTTGATGTCGAACGAGACGCCGTCCACCGCTTTGACGTCGCCCACGTGGCGGCTGAAAACACCCGCCATGATCTTGAAATACTTGGCGACATCGCGCAGCGCGACGAGCGTGTCGGCGCTCACGCCGTCGGTGGAAGCGGTCGGTTTGAGCTCAGCTGCCATCTGGCGCCTTCCGTTCGGCAGCGGCGGCGGCCGTCGCCTCTGCGGCAGCGCGCAACGCCTTGGTGTCGATATTTTTATCTTCCTTATATAGGAAGCATCGCGCCACGTGCCCCTCTCCGAATTCGTACGCCGGCGGCGGGGTGGTGATGCACTCGGGCATGACGTACCGGCAGCGCGCGGCAAACGCGCACCCGGGTGGCAGCCGCAGCAAATTCGGCGGCTGGCCATCGATCGGCTGGAGGCGCGTGCGGCCCTTTTCGTCGAGGCGAGGCAGCGAGTCGAGCAGGCCCCACGTGTATGGGTGCTTCGGTTCAGAGAATATCTGATCGGCGGTGCCGTATTCGATCATGTTGCCGCCGTACATGACGAGCACTTTCTCACATACTTCGGCGACGACGCCGAGATCGTGGGTGATGAGAATGATGGCAGAGTTGAGGCGGCGCTGCAAGTCGCGCATCAGGTCCAGGATCTGCGCCTGAATGGTGACGTCCAGCGCGGTGGTGGGTTCGTCTGCGATCAGCAGCGCCGGGTCGCACGACAGTGCCATGGCGATCATGACACGCTGGCGCATGCCGCCCGAGAACTGGTGCGGATAGTCGTTGATCCGATCGCGCGCTTCTGGGATTCGCACGAGAGCGAGCATGTCCACCGCGCGCGCCATGGCATCTCGCTTGTTCTTCTTCTGATGGATCATGATCGCTTCGGCGATCTGGTCGCCGACGGTGAGCACCGGGTTCAGGCTCGTCATCGGGTCTTGGAAGATCATGGAGATCTTGTTGCCGCGGATCGCGCGCATCTGAGGTTCGCTCAACAAGAGAAGGTCTTGTCCGTCGAACTCGATGCTGCCGCTCTCGATCCGCCCGGGCGGCATCTGGATCAGCCGCATCACGGCAAGCGACGAGACGCTCTTGCCGGAACCGGATTCGCCCACGATCCCGAGCGTCTTGCCCGCGTCAACGGAGAACGAAAGACCGTTCACCGCGCGGACGATACCGTCGTCCGTGCGGAACGTCACTTCGAGGTTTTTCACCGAGAGCAACGACATGGTCTTAGAACAACGCTCCTATGAAAACGGAGGTCGCGTCGAAGCGCGACCCTGTGCCGGATTTTTCACGCGCCGCACGGAGTATTCCTACGCTCCGCTGCCGCGCGTCTTGGGATCGAGCGCATCTCTGAGACCTTCGCCGACGAAGTTGAACGCGACGACGGTCATCACGATGAGCAGACCGGGGATGACCAACAGCCACGGCGCGCTGAGCACCTCCGGATCGAGCGCCTTTTGCAGACTATTGCCCCAACTCGGCGTCGGGATCTGCACGCCGAGGCCGAGATACGAAAGTCCTGATTCCGTCAAGATGTTGTCGCCGATGGCGAGCGTCGCCGCCACGATCACGGGCGCGAGCGCGTTGGGCAGCAAGTGCCGGAAGATGATCCGACGATCTTCGGCGCCGAAGGCACGCGCAGCGGTGACGAAGTCGCGCTCGCGCAGCGAGAGTATCTGACCGCGCACGAGGCGCGAGACGCCCGTCCAGGACAGCATTCCGATGACGACCATGATCACGATGATGCTGAAATTATTGGTCACGGCCTCCACGGTAAGGATCAGGAAGAACGTCGGGAAGGAAAGCATCATGTCGACGAATCGCATCATCGCCGAATCCACCCAGCCGCCGTAGTATGCCGCGATCGCTCCGTATATCGTGCCGAATGTGATCGCGATGAACATCGCGGAAAACCCGACTTCAAGCGAGATGCGCGCTCCGAACAACATACGTGAGAAGTAGTCGCGTCCGTCCACGTCGGTGCCGAAAAGGTGGTGAGCCGAAGGCGGCGTGGGCGTACCGATGATATTCATGTCGATGGCAAGCGGATCGTAACTGGTCAAATGGCCTGCGAAGACGGCGCAAAAAACGATCAGCCCGACAAGACCGAGGCCCACCAGCGACAGTTTGTTGCGAGCAAAGCGTCGCCAGACGTCGACGGCGACCGGAACGTGCGCGGGCATCGCTTGGTCGAGCGCGGATTCGAGGCCGATCGGTCGCGACGCAGCCATGTGCTAGTCGTACCTGATCCGCGGATCGGCGACGGCGTAGCCGATATCGGCAAGCAGATTCCCGACGACGACGAGCAAAGCTGAAAAGAGCGTGATGCCCATGATCGTGGGATAGTCGCGTTCGAAGATCGCGTTCAAACCAAGATAGCCCATGCCGGGTATCGAGAAGACTATCTCGGTGAAGTACGCTCCCGTGAGAAGGGCCGGCAGATAAAGGCCGATGAGGGTGATAACGGGCAGCAGCGCGTTGCGCAGCGCGTGCTTGTACACGACGACGCTCGGCGAGAGACCTTTGGCGGCCGCGGTCCGGATGTAATCTTCACCGAGCACGTCAAGCATTGAAGCACGCTGGTAGCGCATCCATGAAGCCAAACTCACGAACGTCAGCGTCGCGACAGGCAACACGAGATGACGGATCCGATCACCGAGGTTGAACCCGGTCGAACCCATTTCGCTCAGGCCCGACGCCGGAAACCAGTGGAGCCGCACCGCGAATATCTCGAGCATCATAATACCGAGCCAGAACGTCGGCATGCCGTAGCCGATAAACGCGATCGCCGTGGCGATATAGTCGATGACCGAATTCTTATGCGTCGCCGCGTAGATGGCTGTGGGTATCGCGATGAGCAACGTGCAGATGAACGACGTCGAGATGAGCTGTAATGTGATCGGGACCTTTTCGAGGATCTTTGCCATGACCGGCCGGCCGTCGATGAAGGAAAAACCCAGGTCACGATTGACGACGAGGTTATGCAGCCAATAGAAATATTGGACGTACCACGGTTTGTCCAACCCAAGCTGATGTTGGATTATCGCAAGATCTGCGGCCGACATCGGCCGCGCCGAATGCGTGAAAATGGACCCGACGCCGCCGGGCGCCAGCGCCATGATCGCATACGAGATGACCGAGATCCCGAGCAGAAGCGGAATGAGTCCGAGCAGGCGCCGGCCTATGTACGTGGACACCGAGCTGCGCTTACTGTGCTATCCACCATTTCGGAAGATTGAAGATCGTGTACGCGAAGAACGGACCGGCCTGCGCCGGGTCCACACCTTTCACGCGAGAGTTGACGACGTTGCGGTAATACGGCTCTACGGTCCAAAGATACGGCACGTCTTGTATCGCGAGCTCCTGCACTTTGAAATAAAGGGCACGCCGCTTTGCCTGGTCGGTCGTCTCGAGCGCCGCTTGCAGCAGCGCGTCCATCTTCGGATTGCTGTAGCGCGCATAGTTGAGGCCGGCCGGCGGGATCGCTTGCGTGCTCAAGATAAGCGTCGGATCGGGATCGGTGTTCTCACTTTCCCCTCCGGAATCGAGCTGAAATTTTCCATCCCGCTCGTTCTGATAGAAGACGTTGATCTCCGACTGCTTGGATGTGAGCTTGATGCCGACCGCCTTCATCTCGGCTTGTGCGAATTCGAAGTCTTTCGCTCCGGCTTCGTTACCCGAGATCAAGCCGACGGAAATCGTGAGCGGCTGACCGTTCTTTGAGCGGTAGCCGTCCGGCCCCATCTTCCAGCCGTCGGCGTCGAGTATCTGACCGGCCTTAGCTGGATCGTAGGGAAATGCGGTCTTTTCGGCTGGGTCAAGAGCCCATGATTGCGCGAGCGAGACAGGTCCGAAAACGGGGATATCCTCGCCGCGGAACAGTTTTGCGGATTCGGTCGCGCGATCCCAGGCGTACATCATCGCGCGCCGCACGTTGATGTCGCCCATGATCGGATCCTTGAGGTTCGGTATCTCCCAGTTGAAGTCGTTGGCGTACGTGTGGATGTGCGTGAAGCGGTTATCGTCTTTGACGGCCTGCCATTGCGCGCCCGTCAACTCGTATGTCATGTCCACTTCGCCGTCTTGCAGCGCGATGAGCACCGCCTGTTCGGTCTGGTACTCCTTGATGTACACCTCATCGATGTACGGCCGGCCATTCCACCACGTCTTGTTGCTGGTCAGGGTCATGTGATCGTCTTGCTTGAAATCGGTGACGATGTATGGGCCGTCGCTGACGAACGATCTCGAGATGTCGAGATGTCGCATCGCCGAGTGCGAAACCTTGGCATAGATGTGTGCCGGCAACGGCGCGTGCACGACGCCCCCGAGAACATCGGCGAGAAACGCCGCGTTCGGCGTTTTCAATTTGTAAACGACGGTCCATTTGTCCGGTGCGGTGAGACCGGCAACGATGTCGTAGTCGGATTTGTATGGCGCCTGCGTCGCCGGATCCGACTCGAGTGCGTATTCGTACATCACGTCTGCGCTCGTCACCGGCTGGCCATCGCTCCACGTGGCGTTGTGGCGCAAGTGCATCGTATACGTCAAACCGTCTTTTGAGATTTCCCATTTCTCGGCGAGCCACGGGACGACTTGCATCTGGGGGTCGACGTTGACCAGCGTGTCGTAGGCGAGCGCAAGATCGTTGCCGGCCCCTTCCACGTCAGCGTAGATCGGCAGCAGTGTGTCCGCCGCAGAATTTGAACCGATCTTAAACGTTCCGCCGTAGTGCGGCGTTCCGGCCGCGGCCGTTCCGTTCTCAGGCGCGGTCGAGGTGGAAGTCGATCCACCGCCCGAGCATGCTGCGAGCAACGCGGCCGCGACGACGAGTGCGGCGGTCTGCGGCAGATGACGCATGATCTTTGTGCCCCCGCTGGCTATCGAGTGATGAAGAAAAATGCGATCGCGAGGATGACGAATGCGCTCGCGAACGTGGTGGTGAGCCGGCCCATCTGTTGCTCGAGGCCGAGCCTACCGTGGTACGCGGATTCCATCCGCCCGCCGATGCTGCCGCCGAGACCCTCGGTCTTGGTGGTCTGCGCGGCCATGAGCGCGATGAGCCCTACCGATGAGACGATGAACAAGCCTTGGACAAGCGCCAAGATGACGGGATGCTGCTGGCCCCACGTCGCAGGTGCTCCGAAGAGATTTGGCGGCAGCACGAGCGGCACAGGTGTGGGGATAACGGGCGCTCGCGTAGCGGCGGCGGCAGCGGCGAGGGCAGTGAGGAATGCGAACACGCGTAGCCTGCTCCGTAATGACGGTCAAGACGGGGTGATAGAGCGATAGTTCTTCGGTAAAACGTCCCGCGTACCCTATGCGGATTTCATCTCCAGACCCTTAAGAAAGTCCAGCACGGCGGGTGCGAATCGCTGCAGACGCGGCCGCACCGTTATGAGATGGTCGTGTCCGTCGAGCATCACCACGCGCACATCGGCCGAGCCGACGGTATCGCGGATGTATTCCGCATTTCGCGCCGGCGAGGTGGGATCGGCCTTGGACTGCACGATCAGCAGCGGCGCGCGCACTTTGGGTAAGATGTCCTTCGCCATCGCAAGCACTTCCAACACCGGCGGTGCGGCGTTGACCGGCACCGTCGAATAACCCACCACGTTGCCCTGCCACGCCGCGAAGTTCGCGGGCGTGCGAAGCGTCGGTACGAAGCGGTTCAGAAACGGCACCGCGCCGGCGACCAGCGGATCCAAGAACACCGGCGTCGAGAAGCAGACGATTCCGCTCACCGTGTGCCGCGTCGAGAGATAAAGGCTGAGCGCACCGCCGAGAGACAGTCCGAGGAGATAGACTCGACAAAAGCGCCGGCGCGCTTCGTCGAAGGCGCGCTCTGCGCCATCGATATAGTCTGACGCTTCGATCTGTGCGAGATCGTTTTCATGCGTCGCATGTCCGGCGAGCGCCGGACCGATGACGCCGAACCCATTTTCATGCAAGAGTTCGCCGAGCGCGCGCACCTCAAACGGACTGCCGGTGAAGCCGTGCAGCAAGAGCGCACCGGGGCCGCCATCCGGACCGAAGCTGAAGGGCTCACCGCCTGCGAGATACGTCATGCGGGCAGGGCGGGCGTCGCGCGCCAGGAAAGCAACGCGCGATGCGCGATCCGGCGAACCCACGCGAGGCCAAAATCTCGTCGGGCACAGTCGTGCTGCTGCGGGAACATCGCGCGGCTGTTGAATTCGCGCGCGCACTGTCCACGATATTCAATCCTTTTCTCTCCGCCACGGCGCTTTTCATCATCGTCTCGCATGCCTACTCGACGTCCAGGCTCGAGTTCTGGAAGCTGTCGGCAGCGGGGCTCTTCTTCTTCACCGTCGCTCCGCTGGCGTGCGTCCTCTACCTTTACCTTACCGGTCGCATCTCCGACTTCGACATGTCCGAGCGGCCCGAGCGCCAGCGCGTTTTTGCGGCGTTCGTCGTGATCTATCTCCTCGCCGCGATCTCGCTCTCGGCTCTCCATGCGCCGGTTCAACTCGTCGCGATCACGTGGGGATACTGGGGCACGGCGCTGCTCACGATGGTCATCACGCGTTGGTGGAAGATCAGCACGCACGCGTTCGGCATCGCGGGGCCGTTCACGGTCATGTTCTTTCTGTTCGGTAAGGAGCCGCTGCCGTACGTGATCATCGTGCCGCTGGTGTGCTGGGCCCGCGTCTACCTGCGCAGTCATACGGTGGCGCAAGTCGTGACCGGATCCGCCATCGCCGTGCTCTCGACGTTCGTCTTCTTCAAGTTGTTCCACTTGGTTTGAGATCGACGTGCCGCAGCACGTCGATCCGCGTACCCGTCAAGAGCTGGGCGTTCGCGGCGAATTCGTCCTTGTCGCCGCTGACCTCAAATGAGAGCGTGCCGCGGCTGTGGTCGAGCCCTGCGATCATCTGACTCACTTTCGCCGCGCACGCGGCCGCCGGATCGACGATTGCGACCTCGTCGCCGAGCGCGGTCGTGAACCAGGCGGCCAAATGCTGAAAGTGCGTGCATCCGAGGACGAGCGTGTCGCAGCCGGCGCGCAGGATCGGGCCGCAATACAATGCGACTGCATCTCTCGCGCGCACGCTCGCCCACCCGCCGGATTCGACGATCGGCACGAGCGACGGCGCCGCGACGGATGTGACGCGCGCGTCCGGCCGGTACTTCAAGATCTCGCGCTCGAACACGCCGCTGCGCACCGTCGCGTGCGTCGCGATGACCCCGATGCCGCCGTTCCGGGTGGCTGCCGCTGCCGCGAGCGCGCCGAACGAAACAACGCCGACGAGCGGAACGGTGGAGACAGGCCAGCCCGCCGCGTCAAAGGCCGCGCACGTGGTTCCGGACGCGACGACGATGACCGAGGGGTCGTGCACGAGCAGTCGTTTGACGATTGCCGCGCCGAGCGCGGCGACGTCCGCAAGCTCGCGGCCTCCGTACGGCACGTGGGCGGTGTCGGCGAAATACATATAGTCCGTGTCGAGCGTGAGCGCGCGCAATGCCGACAGCACGGTCAAGCCGCCTAGACCCGAGTCGAGAAGGGCGACTCGACGGGCCGGGCTTGTCATATCAGAACGAGAGTCCTGTCAAGGTGAAGGTCCGGGGGTCGGCGATGCGTGCGGTCCCCCGGTGAAATCCATGATGCCTTTGACGATTCCTGCAGCGATGCGGTCGAGGAACGCCGGCTGCTGCAGCAACGTGCCGTCATGTGCGTTGCTTAGGAATGCAGTCTCGACGAGCACCGCCGGCATGGCGGCGTGTTTGATGACGTAGAAATCTTCGCGCTTGACGCCGACATCGGCGATGCCGTCAGACGCCACCGTTTCCGCTTGCACATCTTGGGCAAACGCCTTGTCCGCGGGCTGCCAGTAATACGTGGTCGTGCCGTTCGGCGCGGTCGACACCGACGAGTTGATATGGATGCTGACGAACACGGTGGCGCCCGCGGCGTTTGCGACGTCGTCGCGCGCCTGCAGTTCCTGCTTGTCGACGCCGTTCGGATCGCCGACCTCGTAGTCGCCGTCTCTCGTCATGACGACACGCCAGCCGAGCGATTGCAGCCGGTTCTGCACGATTTTCGAAATCTCAAGCGTGAGATTCTTCTCGGTCAGCCCGAGGTCCGGATTGAGCGATCCAGGGTCGTTGCCGCCGTGGCCCGGATCTATGACGACAAGATCGCCGACCGTCGCCGCCGGTTGGATCGAAGCCATCGGCCTTGGCGATGCGTTCGCGACCACCGCAGCGTTCAGTTCTCCGACGCCGGCCATCGGCGTGTCAGGCGCGGGCGTCGCGGTCTCTATCTCTATTCCGATCTGATTGCTCGTCCCCGCGACCTGGCCTACGCGGATATCTGTGTCGCGGCTCGGCGCAATCGACAAGCGCACGACTTTATCCGGCACGAGCAGATGTTGGCTGACCTTAGCCGATTTGATGAAATCGAGCTGCACATCCAGGTCTCGCGACGCGCCGACCAGCACGGCATGATCGAGATCGAGCCAGAAGCGATCGTCGGGATCACCGAGCCTGTGCCATGAAAAACTTACCGGTCCGGAAAGCGTGAGCGTGATGCGCATGCCGGTCGGTACGCGCGCGACGCTCACGGCGGTGACTCTCTGATCGGCGGATGGAGCGGGAGAGCCGCTTGGCGTGGGTTCGGCGACGGGCGCCGCGGTTGTGACTCCGTTTATCGGCGACGATGTGTCGACGGGTTCGGGGACAGCAGGCGTGGGCGAAGCGACTTGCGGAGTCGCGGTCGGCAGCGTCGTTGCGGACACCACGACATTGTTGATGCGGGTCACCGCGCTTGGCGTGGCTGCGATCGTGGCCGTCTTCAGCGCTGCTTGATCGCGCGCGATGACGATATCCATCTCCGCGCCGCCGTCACCGCGGCGCGCGACGAAGCTCGCCTTGCCGGCCAGCGCCAGGGTCAGCGTTGTCGTGGGATAACCCGGCGGGCCGTTCTCTGCGATGGTGCCGCGCGCCACAAGACCGATACGACGTTGCACATCGGCAGCGAGGTCGGTGCCGAAGCCGGGAAACGACACGGTCAGCGTACGCGCGCGCGACTGGGCCGCGTACGCACTATGCCAGCTGATAACGCCGGACCCGGCGATGTGCAGGATCGTCCGCGGACCGTCTTGCCGAGAACTGATCGAAAGTATCTGCGGCACGAACACGTACCCGCCGTGGAAGCCGCGCACGCCGAGGCCGAGCGCGCGCGCGAGCGGCAACAGCGGCAAGTACAGTTGTCCGCCCTGCGTGAACGGCGCGAACGGGATCGCAGTCGCGGCGCTGTTGACGCTGACCGCATTGCTTCCGACAGTGAACGTGATGAGCTCACCGTCTGCGCGCGTGATCGCGACGAAACGGGTGCCGGGCTGCCACGCGAGGTGTGCGGCGACTTGATCGAGCATCGCGTTGAGACCCGAGTCGTTGACCGGAGCGACCGGATCGCCGAATGCGATCCCGAGTTTTTCGAACGGGATCTGCCGGCCGGCGACCCAGACTTGTGCCGAAGTCGGCGTGACGGTGGTGGCGAGCGCCGGGACCGGCAAATCGAGTGCCAAAGCGGCGGCCAACGCGATGCCCGCTGCGAGCCGGATCATCATTGGGCGAAGGTCGTGCGCGAGAGCGGTTCGTCCAGTTCGAGTTGACCGCCCGGAAGCGAAGGCACGACGACGCCGTTCAGGCGGATCTGTACCGCCGTTATTCCCGGAATATCGGTGACCGTGTACGTGAGCGACTTGAAGAGCCCGGCTTCATCGCCGGCGCCCCGGCTGAATCTTTTTGTGATCGAGCCTGTGAGGTCGACGACCGCGGTCGCTTCCTTCAGCGAGACTTTGGCACGGGTATCGGGCGGAAATGTGAGGAGATCTGCGGCTGGGTCGAGCGGACCAGCCAAAAGCTGCTCCACGGCGTACTGCGCACGGGCCGCCCCAGACAGCCCCGGCGCGGCAGAGTAATGGAAGGCAACCAGCGTGTCGCTGCCCGCTTTACTGTAGTAGACGGTTATTTGATTGGTCGGAGGCGGCTCTGCGCCCCGATGGTTGCATCCGGCGACGCTCAAAACGAGCGCTATCGTGACTGCTAATCGTGTTCTGCTCGACATCCTGTCGATGATCTATCCCTCCTGCCCGTACAAACGTTTGTTTGGGCAGAGTATGTAGGGCGGACCTTCAT
This genomic window from Candidatus Eremiobacteraceae bacterium contains:
- a CDS encoding dipeptide ABC transporter ATP-binding protein, with product MAAELKPTASTDGVSADTLVALRDVAKYFKIMAGVFSRHVGDVKAVDGVSFDIKEGETLGLVGESGSGKTTVGRCILRLVEPTRGHIYFEGGTIDITTLKRPAMRALRREMQIIFQDPYASLNPRMTVGDIVAEPLQIHKLASGKEIDARVNELLRTVGLAPYHANRYPHEFSGGQRQRIGVARALAVNPKFIVADEPVSALDVSIQAQVVNLLQDLQDRLGLTYLFIAHDLSVVRHISDRVAVMYVGKLMELAGRDELYERPLHPYTQSLLSAIPIPDPRLEARRERIILEGDIPSPVNPPSGCRFHTRCPIAYERCKVEVPAFSNYAGHWVACHKVEELNGEQPQIRPTTRARVAPVA
- a CDS encoding ABC transporter ATP-binding protein; translation: MSLLSVKNLEVTFRTDDGIVRAVNGLSFSVDAGKTLGIVGESGSGKSVSSLAVMRLIQMPPGRIESGSIEFDGQDLLLLSEPQMRAIRGNKISMIFQDPMTSLNPVLTVGDQIAEAIMIHQKKNKRDAMARAVDMLALVRIPEARDRINDYPHQFSGGMRQRVMIAMALSCDPALLIADEPTTALDVTIQAQILDLMRDLQRRLNSAIILITHDLGVVAEVCEKVLVMYGGNMIEYGTADQIFSEPKHPYTWGLLDSLPRLDEKGRTRLQPIDGQPPNLLRLPPGCAFAARCRYVMPECITTPPPAYEFGEGHVARCFLYKEDKNIDTKALRAAAEATAAAAAERKAPDGS
- the opp4C gene encoding oligopeptide ABC transporter permease, whose product is MAASRPIGLESALDQAMPAHVPVAVDVWRRFARNKLSLVGLGLVGLIVFCAVFAGHLTSYDPLAIDMNIIGTPTPPSAHHLFGTDVDGRDYFSRMLFGARISLEVGFSAMFIAITFGTIYGAIAAYYGGWVDSAMMRFVDMMLSFPTFFLILTVEAVTNNFSIIVIMVVIGMLSWTGVSRLVRGQILSLRERDFVTAARAFGAEDRRIIFRHLLPNALAPVIVAATLAIGDNILTESGLSYLGLGVQIPTPSWGNSLQKALDPEVLSAPWLLVIPGLLIVMTVVAFNFVGEGLRDALDPKTRGSGA
- a CDS encoding ABC transporter permease is translated as MSTYIGRRLLGLIPLLLGISVISYAIMALAPGGVGSIFTHSARPMSAADLAIIQHQLGLDKPWYVQYFYWLHNLVVNRDLGFSFIDGRPVMAKILEKVPITLQLISTSFICTLLIAIPTAIYAATHKNSVIDYIATAIAFIGYGMPTFWLGIMMLEIFAVRLHWFPASGLSEMGSTGFNLGDRIRHLVLPVATLTFVSLASWMRYQRASMLDVLGEDYIRTAAAKGLSPSVVVYKHALRNALLPVITLIGLYLPALLTGAYFTEIVFSIPGMGYLGLNAIFERDYPTIMGITLFSALLVVVGNLLADIGYAVADPRIRYD
- a CDS encoding ABC transporter substrate-binding protein, with translation MRHLPQTAALVVAAALLAACSGGGSTSTSTAPENGTAAAGTPHYGGTFKIGSNSAADTLLPIYADVEGAGNDLALAYDTLVNVDPQMQVVPWLAEKWEISKDGLTYTMHLRHNATWSDGQPVTSADVMYEYALESDPATQAPYKSDYDIVAGLTAPDKWTVVYKLKTPNAAFLADVLGGVVHAPLPAHIYAKVSHSAMRHLDISRSFVSDGPYIVTDFKQDDHMTLTSNKTWWNGRPYIDEVYIKEYQTEQAVLIALQDGEVDMTYELTGAQWQAVKDDNRFTHIHTYANDFNWEIPNLKDPIMGDINVRRAMMYAWDRATESAKLFRGEDIPVFGPVSLAQSWALDPAEKTAFPYDPAKAGQILDADGWKMGPDGYRSKNGQPLTISVGLISGNEAGAKDFEFAQAEMKAVGIKLTSKQSEINVFYQNERDGKFQLDSGGESENTDPDPTLILSTQAIPPAGLNYARYSNPKMDALLQAALETTDQAKRRALYFKVQELAIQDVPYLWTVEPYYRNVVNSRVKGVDPAQAGPFFAYTIFNLPKWWIAQ
- the secG gene encoding preprotein translocase subunit SecG, encoding MFAFLTALAAAAAATRAPVIPTPVPLVLPPNLFGAPATWGQQHPVILALVQGLFIVSSVGLIALMAAQTTKTEGLGGSIGGRMESAYHGRLGLEQQMGRLTTTFASAFVILAIAFFFITR
- a CDS encoding alpha/beta fold hydrolase, with protein sequence MTYLAGGEPFSFGPDGGPGALLLHGFTGSPFEVRALGELLHENGFGVIGPALAGHATHENDLAQIEASDYIDGAERAFDEARRRFCRVYLLGLSLGGALSLYLSTRHTVSGIVCFSTPVFLDPLVAGAVPFLNRFVPTLRTPANFAAWQGNVVGYSTVPVNAAPPVLEVLAMAKDILPKVRAPLLIVQSKADPTSPARNAEYIRDTVGSADVRVVMLDGHDHLITVRPRLQRFAPAVLDFLKGLEMKSA
- the murI gene encoding glutamate racemase; the encoded protein is MTSPARRVALLDSGLGGLTVLSALRALTLDTDYMYFADTAHVPYGGRELADVAALGAAIVKRLLVHDPSVIVVASGTTCAAFDAAGWPVSTVPLVGVVSFGALAAAAATRNGGIGVIATHATVRSGVFEREILKYRPDARVTSVAAPSLVPIVESGGWASVRARDAVALYCGPILRAGCDTLVLGCTHFQHLAAWFTTALGDEVAIVDPAAACAAKVSQMIAGLDHSRGTLSFEVSGDKDEFAANAQLLTGTRIDVLRHVDLKPSGTT
- a CDS encoding N-acetylmuramoyl-L-alanine amidase produces the protein MMIRLAAGIALAAALALDLPVPALATTVTPTSAQVWVAGRQIPFEKLGIAFGDPVAPVNDSGLNAMLDQVAAHLAWQPGTRFVAITRADGELITFTVGSNAVSVNSAATAIPFAPFTQGGQLYLPLLPLARALGLGVRGFHGGYVFVPQILSISSRQDGPRTILHIAGSGVISWHSAYAAQSRARTLTVSFPGFGTDLAADVQRRIGLVARGTIAENGPPGYPTTTLTLALAGKASFVARRGDGGAEMDIVIARDQAALKTATIAATPSAVTRINNVVVSATTLPTATPQVASPTPAVPEPVDTSSPINGVTTAAPVAEPTPSGSPAPSADQRVTAVSVARVPTGMRITLTLSGPVSFSWHRLGDPDDRFWLDLDHAVLVGASRDLDVQLDFIKSAKVSQHLLVPDKVVRLSIAPSRDTDIRVGQVAGTSNQIGIEIETATPAPDTPMAGVGELNAAVVANASPRPMASIQPAATVGDLVVIDPGHGGNDPGSLNPDLGLTEKNLTLEISKIVQNRLQSLGWRVVMTRDGDYEVGDPNGVDKQELQARDDVANAAGATVFVSIHINSSVSTAPNGTTTYYWQPADKAFAQDVQAETVASDGIADVGVKREDFYVIKHAAMPAVLVETAFLSNAHDGTLLQQPAFLDRIAAGIVKGIMDFTGGPHASPTPGPSP
- a CDS encoding GerMN domain-containing protein; this translates as MSSRTRLAVTIALVLSVAGCNHRGAEPPPTNQITVYYSKAGSDTLVAFHYSAAPGLSGAARAQYAVEQLLAGPLDPAADLLTFPPDTRAKVSLKEATAVVDLTGSITKRFSRGAGDEAGLFKSLTYTVTDIPGITAVQIRLNGVVVPSLPGGQLELDEPLSRTTFAQ